Proteins encoded in a region of the Roseateles sp. SL47 genome:
- a CDS encoding phage tail sheath protein has translation MALDSYHHGVRVIEISDGVRTIQTVSTAIIGLIATASDADDATFPYNKPALITNVNTAIGKAGTKGTLAAALDAIALQASPVVVVVRVPDGQGATDEEKAADLVSNVIGTTLASGQYTGMKALLSAQAQLGVKPRILGAPELDTPEVTAALVSVAQKLRAFAYASTSGAETVADAILYRKKFGARELMLLHPGFTRWDTTLNATVNASPVAYALGLRAKIDIEVGWHKTLSNMPINGVTGITKDLYWDLQEASTDAGLLNENEVTALINYSGFRFWGSRTCTDDSLFAFESATRTAQILADTIAEAHFWAVDKPLHPSLVKDILEGVNAKFRSLKQNGYILDGSAWYDETANEASTLKSGQLVIDYDYTPIPPVEDLSFRQRITDKYFSDFAARVNS, from the coding sequence ATGGCACTCGACTCGTACCACCATGGCGTGCGCGTCATCGAAATCTCCGATGGCGTGCGCACCATCCAGACCGTCTCCACCGCCATCATCGGTCTGATTGCCACGGCATCCGACGCTGACGACGCGACCTTCCCCTACAACAAGCCCGCGCTGATCACCAACGTCAACACGGCGATTGGCAAGGCCGGTACGAAGGGCACGCTGGCCGCTGCCCTGGACGCCATCGCGCTGCAGGCCTCTCCGGTGGTCGTCGTTGTGCGCGTGCCTGATGGTCAAGGTGCCACGGATGAAGAGAAGGCGGCCGACCTGGTCAGCAACGTCATCGGTACCACACTGGCATCCGGGCAATACACCGGCATGAAAGCCCTGCTTTCGGCCCAGGCCCAGCTCGGGGTCAAGCCGCGCATCCTCGGTGCGCCCGAGCTGGATACGCCCGAAGTCACGGCCGCTCTGGTTTCGGTGGCGCAGAAGCTGCGAGCCTTCGCCTATGCCAGCACGAGCGGTGCCGAGACCGTCGCCGACGCGATTCTGTATCGCAAGAAGTTTGGAGCCCGCGAGCTGATGCTCCTGCACCCCGGTTTCACCCGTTGGGACACCACGCTCAACGCCACGGTGAACGCTTCACCCGTCGCCTACGCCCTGGGCCTGCGCGCCAAGATCGATATCGAGGTCGGTTGGCACAAGACCCTCTCCAACATGCCCATCAACGGCGTGACGGGGATCACCAAGGACCTCTACTGGGATCTGCAGGAGGCATCGACGGACGCCGGCCTGCTGAACGAGAACGAGGTCACCGCGCTGATCAACTACTCGGGCTTTCGCTTCTGGGGCTCGCGTACCTGCACGGACGACTCGCTGTTCGCCTTCGAGAGCGCAACCCGCACCGCGCAGATCCTCGCGGACACGATTGCCGAGGCCCATTTCTGGGCTGTGGACAAGCCGCTGCACCCCAGCCTGGTCAAGGACATCCTGGAAGGCGTCAATGCCAAGTTCCGCTCGCTGAAGCAGAACGGCTACATCCTCGACGGCTCCGCCTGGTACGACGAAACCGCAAACGAGGCCTCAACGCTCAAGAGCGGCCAACTGGTGATCGACTACGACTACACGCCGATCCCCCCGGTGGAAGACCTGTCGTTCCGCCAGCGCATCACCGACAAGTACTTCAGCGACTTTGCTGCTCGCGTCAATAGCTGA
- a CDS encoding contact-dependent growth inhibition system immunity protein: MAAYQLKGDKFFPVLSNFMGSWFHQDFDIEGDTLEDIVAAFKNDSEQQLIDRLVADIEAFLDTGDAGMEERFQEYFEPCIIPTGFRPSTREFLIAIRDELTSKAT; encoded by the coding sequence ATGGCCGCATACCAACTGAAGGGCGACAAGTTCTTCCCAGTCCTTTCGAACTTCATGGGCTCTTGGTTCCACCAGGACTTCGATATCGAGGGCGACACGCTGGAGGACATCGTTGCAGCCTTCAAAAACGATTCAGAACAGCAACTTATCGATCGGTTAGTTGCCGACATTGAAGCGTTCCTCGACACCGGCGACGCAGGAATGGAGGAACGCTTCCAGGAGTACTTCGAGCCGTGCATCATCCCTACCGGCTTCCGACCGAGCACGCGCGAATTTTTGATTGCAATTCGTGATGAGCTGACCTCGAAGGCCACATGA
- a CDS encoding RNase A-like domain-containing protein: MANSRVPGPVCGSEAAPFDRGTLCLSSSPLPGPIGDVARVHASELNWDDEEGIRIVLTPVQLAAVLSGESIEDEPTLGNRLWGVGKLAIGALELVGASGLLFVPEPTALTKVAGATLGVHGVDTSASAIRQIASGRETSTLTAEAAQSLSGVLGADPKTAEMIGLGADIAIPLIAGGVGALRVIAVRRGAISLAAEEAAGGHTILKHVGRTEAQLRSRLAAEPKIPAASTFRTLADAEKHVGTAIKANKAQIEAWAKTAANGNKLSFRHPFNVTIGEGVVRSTGQLQQMSKVLVVLRRVQQNNRIYFVLTAFPVP, from the coding sequence ATGGCCAACTCGCGCGTCCCGGGACCAGTCTGCGGAAGTGAAGCAGCCCCATTCGACAGGGGTACCCTGTGCCTCAGCAGCTCCCCGCTACCCGGTCCGATTGGAGATGTTGCTCGGGTCCACGCCTCAGAGCTGAACTGGGACGACGAAGAAGGTATTCGTATCGTCTTGACTCCGGTCCAACTCGCTGCAGTGCTGTCCGGCGAATCGATCGAAGACGAGCCGACTCTCGGCAATCGGCTGTGGGGAGTCGGGAAGCTGGCGATCGGCGCGCTTGAGCTTGTAGGTGCAAGCGGTTTACTGTTTGTGCCCGAGCCCACAGCGCTCACGAAGGTTGCAGGAGCAACGCTCGGTGTTCACGGGGTAGACACTTCGGCTTCAGCAATCCGTCAGATTGCGAGCGGGAGAGAAACTTCTACGCTCACGGCAGAAGCAGCTCAATCACTGTCCGGAGTTCTCGGCGCCGACCCAAAGACAGCGGAGATGATTGGCCTCGGCGCCGACATCGCGATACCGCTAATAGCTGGTGGCGTCGGTGCCCTTCGAGTCATAGCGGTTCGTCGCGGCGCGATCAGCCTTGCCGCAGAGGAGGCAGCAGGTGGCCACACTATCCTGAAACATGTGGGCCGGACCGAGGCGCAGCTCAGAAGTAGACTTGCCGCCGAGCCAAAGATACCAGCAGCCTCAACTTTCAGAACCTTGGCTGACGCCGAAAAGCATGTTGGCACAGCGATCAAGGCCAACAAGGCTCAGATCGAAGCATGGGCAAAGACGGCAGCGAATGGCAACAAGCTCTCGTTCCGACATCCATTCAATGTAACGATCGGAGAGGGCGTCGTACGTTCGACCGGCCAGCTTCAGCAGATGTCCAAAGTTCTGGTTGTGCTCCGACGCGTGCAGCAAAATAACAGGATCTACTTCGTTCTCACCGCATTTCCGGTGCCCTGA
- a CDS encoding DNA adenine methylase, giving the protein MYQTTPIVPWLGGKRRLADKLIPLFPAHDCYVEAFCGGAALYFLRPIPAKTEVLNDINGELVNLYRVVQHHLEEFVRQFKWALSSREVFKWQQMTRPETLTDIQRAARFYYLQHHAFGGRVAGQSFGTATTSPAINLCRIEEQLSAAHLRLAGTYIENLPWLEVMERYDRAHTFIYADPPYWQTEGYGTDWTFDNYERMADFMRRAKGKVMVSINDHPEIRRCFEGFWMERLEIRYSVGNGRDVEQRQATGELVITSWDAANSGGLF; this is encoded by the coding sequence ATGTACCAAACCACCCCCATCGTTCCATGGCTCGGCGGCAAGCGCAGGCTTGCCGACAAGCTGATTCCTTTGTTTCCCGCGCATGATTGCTACGTCGAGGCGTTTTGCGGCGGTGCAGCGCTGTATTTCCTTCGGCCGATACCGGCGAAGACGGAAGTGCTCAACGACATCAACGGCGAACTGGTGAACCTATATCGGGTGGTGCAACACCACCTGGAGGAATTCGTCCGGCAGTTCAAGTGGGCCTTGTCCAGCCGTGAGGTCTTCAAATGGCAGCAGATGACCAGGCCGGAGACGCTGACCGATATCCAGAGGGCGGCGCGCTTTTACTACCTTCAGCATCACGCCTTTGGTGGCAGGGTCGCAGGGCAGTCCTTCGGCACAGCGACGACTAGCCCCGCGATCAACCTGTGCCGTATTGAGGAGCAACTCAGCGCGGCGCATTTGCGCCTGGCGGGCACGTACATCGAGAACCTCCCCTGGCTGGAAGTGATGGAACGCTACGACCGCGCGCACACGTTCATCTACGCCGACCCACCCTATTGGCAGACAGAGGGGTATGGAACGGACTGGACGTTCGACAACTACGAACGCATGGCCGACTTCATGCGGCGCGCCAAGGGGAAGGTGATGGTCAGCATCAACGACCACCCCGAGATCCGGCGGTGCTTCGAAGGATTCTGGATGGAACGCCTGGAGATCCGCTACTCCGTCGGCAATGGCCGCGATGTCGAGCAGCGTCAAGCCACAGGGGAGTTGGTCATCACGAGCTGGGATGCGGCCAACTCTGGCGGTCTCTTTTGA